In Hydrogenispora ethanolica, the following are encoded in one genomic region:
- a CDS encoding GNAT family N-acetyltransferase — translation MSIHYEAVSEDQVLCIRDLCNELMAYQKTLARIRPELFDSMCFETRMIPSLKRAKANLILIAKDEDQIVGYAYSNISPKETYSNEFATFFDLDSVKGNDVGCLSQFYIREKYRNRGIGTVLFERSMTWLQSFASINNRFIFVSNGNDQALRFYLGKGFAISHPILDGFITVLRNS, via the coding sequence ATGAGTATTCATTACGAGGCCGTCTCGGAAGATCAAGTTCTTTGCATCCGGGATTTATGCAATGAGCTGATGGCGTATCAAAAAACGCTGGCGCGTATCCGGCCGGAGCTCTTCGACAGCATGTGTTTTGAGACGAGAATGATCCCGTCGCTCAAGCGCGCCAAAGCGAACTTGATTCTGATTGCCAAAGATGAGGACCAAATTGTGGGGTATGCCTATAGCAATATTTCGCCCAAGGAGACCTATTCAAATGAATTTGCCACTTTTTTTGACCTTGATTCGGTAAAAGGAAATGACGTGGGCTGCCTTTCCCAATTTTACATCCGGGAGAAGTACCGCAATCGAGGGATTGGCACCGTTTTATTCGAAAGGTCCATGACTTGGCTCCAATCCTTCGCGTCAATCAACAACCGGTTCATCTTTGTCTCCAACGGCAACGACCAGGCGCTCCGGTTCTATCTCGGCAAAGGTTTTGCCATCAGCCACCCGATACTTGATGGATTTATTACGGTGTTGAGGAATAGCTGA
- a CDS encoding cupin domain-containing protein yields MVQIFNQKNLSFEFERFDMPDFSSHTSPDLAQWVQSKHLQFDVRSLDPDKYSCPYHFHRNAEELFVILSGRATLRTPEGLTELSEGDIVFFGTGPEGAHQLYNHTQEPCRYLDIRTEIGLDVCEYPDSGKINVRPYGEIYRSESKVDYFDGEDKIREKWRELSEKPAQNR; encoded by the coding sequence ATGGTTCAGATCTTTAATCAGAAGAATCTCTCGTTTGAATTCGAACGTTTTGACATGCCGGATTTCTCCAGCCATACCAGTCCGGATTTAGCGCAATGGGTGCAATCGAAACACCTCCAGTTTGACGTGCGCTCCCTCGATCCGGATAAATATTCCTGCCCATACCATTTCCACCGCAACGCCGAAGAACTGTTTGTAATCCTCTCCGGCCGGGCCACGCTCCGGACGCCCGAGGGATTGACCGAATTGTCCGAAGGCGATATCGTATTCTTCGGAACCGGGCCGGAGGGCGCGCACCAACTCTACAACCACACCCAGGAACCCTGCCGCTACCTGGACATCCGTACCGAAATCGGCCTGGACGTCTGCGAGTATCCCGACTCCGGCAAGATCAATGTCCGGCCCTATGGCGAAATCTACCGCAGCGAAAGCAAAGTCGATTATTTCGACGGAGAGGACAAAATCCGGGAGAAATGGCGGGAATTATCGGAGAAGCCGGCGCAAAACCGCTAA
- the tatC gene encoding twin-arginine translocase subunit TatC, which yields MEMNFWQHLAELRKRLMKVLAAVGLGFVGSLFFSKTLLLVLTYQAGNLVFLRPAEALIAQMKLALWNGLVVAAPVILWQLGAFLWPALYPRERQFLGWIMSSGFILFCAGLAFGYWVVVRLGYRFLLSFATANIRPMISLETYLAFIMSVMVLCGLIFIMPLVILLLTRLGLIKASLLWRHQKLLIIGLAVAVAVITPTVDWFSMILVLVPVLLLLEISILLSWWIERRAKKRQNQSPDHGDVGESV from the coding sequence ATGGAGATGAACTTTTGGCAACATCTTGCCGAATTACGCAAACGGCTGATGAAAGTTTTGGCTGCCGTCGGCCTGGGTTTTGTGGGCAGCCTCTTTTTTAGCAAAACGTTGTTACTGGTTTTAACCTATCAAGCGGGGAACCTGGTGTTTCTGCGCCCGGCCGAAGCATTGATAGCCCAGATGAAACTGGCATTGTGGAATGGTTTGGTGGTGGCGGCGCCGGTAATCCTTTGGCAACTCGGCGCCTTTTTATGGCCCGCGCTTTACCCGCGGGAACGTCAATTTTTGGGATGGATCATGTCCAGCGGATTCATCCTCTTCTGTGCGGGACTGGCCTTTGGCTACTGGGTGGTGGTGAGATTAGGCTATCGCTTTTTGCTCTCATTCGCCACCGCCAACATCCGGCCGATGATCAGCCTGGAGACGTATCTGGCGTTTATCATGTCGGTAATGGTGTTATGCGGCCTAATTTTTATCATGCCGCTGGTGATCCTCCTCTTGACACGGCTGGGACTGATCAAGGCTTCGCTGTTATGGCGGCATCAAAAGCTGCTGATCATCGGCCTCGCGGTTGCGGTTGCAGTGATCACACCCACGGTGGACTGGTTCAGCATGATCTTAGTGCTCGTCCCCGTGTTGCTGTTATTGGAAATCAGCATTCTCTTGAGTTGGTGGATTGAACGGCGGGCCAAAAAAAGACAGAATCAGTCCCCGGATCATGGCGATGTCGGAGAATCGGTGTAA